The Crassostrea angulata isolate pt1a10 chromosome 1, ASM2561291v2, whole genome shotgun sequence nucleotide sequence TTTCTAGTTTGATTAAAATCTGGAAACTAATAATGAATGCACACGCACTTGTACCACTTGCTTATGGATGAATTCACTCACTGtggaatttcaaattataattattcaaaactTCAACGTTATTGACAATACCATATTAAGAATCGTGACTTATAAGATTAATATAGTATTAATATGTCATTTGTAGTCCATAATTGTAGACAGGTCAATAGATTACTATTTAATTGGACTCTAATGTCATAATGATAAAACTAATGAAGTAAAACTTAATCTTTATACGCTCTAAAAAACGCATCCGTTTTCATTATTTCCTTCTTTGTGGTTTGGCAAGACTTTGATAATGCCTGTCATCTTTGCCGAAATTAGACTGACAGGATGGTCAAAAGAGTATAATCTTGATGCAATCAtctactttgatttaaaaaaagcaacTGTTCAAATGTTACAAGATTAACATTCTCCTTGGAACAGGAATTCGtattattgaacaatttttatcatatgttTATATTCTGgaaacacaaataaaatatttaactttttattaattaaccTTTCGAGTCGattgatattcatattttatgtgTTGAATGCAGCACGAATCCaatttgtagaaatatttttattacaaaaaatattttgagatcATGTAAATCACAAAAACATAAgtaaacagaaacaaaaaaaacccaatgtaTATACACAGAAAGCTAAAGACAAATGAACCTAATTTGTAGCACAAATTGTACTTCCAATAATAATGATGGAATTCTTTAAACATCTGGAAGATTACCATTATATACTTAATTTAGATGATATTCATTTCATTAGAATGAAAGGATAAAAAATCTATTATTTGATTGAATTTGCTTAGTTTTGGATTATTTCTGcaaaacatttaatataaaaaaaaataacaaaaaatacctTTTCCAATAATTTACTTGCAAACAGCAAAAAGgaggatttttcataaattactcCCATGGCCACTTATTTTGATGATCACAGACAAATGTGATAGGGTCATTGTTTACTCGGTACATTGGACCCTTGCTTTCTAAATGGACGCTGAAAGCTGCCGAGACTGCACCTCCGTATGAAGTGCTGTACATAAGAGGATATTCAGACGTAATTTCGAACGCACCCTTGCATGGCTCATACGAGTTTCCATTGGTCCCAGGAACTGGACATGCTGCGCGACAGGACCGTCCACAAGTATCGAATGCAGTAAGAAGGACCTTGGTTGTTTTCGCAGTGGTCGGTTTTTTAACAGCAATGTAACTGACAGATGAATAAATAGGTTGCCTTTCATCTACAATAGCGTAATCTTTGTATCTTCCAGCATAGTTTAAACCGTCTGATTGAACAAAAACCTTGGCGGCACCCGATCCAGAAGAGCTACATTGCTTTTTATATGTAATTTGATTGTGGATGCCAATCTTTTCGGCAATTCGCTCGAAGTTGGACGTATCGTACATATCAACTGTGTTATTTTGGCCTGGCAAATTGGTTTGGAAGTTGAAGCCTTTAGGACGCTCGAAgagaattttaatatttaaccaGACCCATTGGTTCAAATCTGATTTTCCGTCAATGAGGAAAGTATTTTGGTATGGCTGATCCAAAGTTGATAACGCTGTTTCGCTGGACTGCAAAATATTGATGGTCTTGTTATCTACATTATCGTCAGCTAAGCTATCACGATCAGATAGTGGTTTCTGTGTACCATACACTGAAGGAGTAGGGTTGACATTGGCACTTCTCTTCTTTCTACCAAACATAAACATATTCTGCCTCATCCTTGGCCGCGCTCTAGAAACACACACCTGGCGTTGGCAAACTAAATAGGGACTGTTGTCACATCTCGGGCATCTAGGCATGGGCATGTATGTAACCATTCTATCATATGTATCTGCCAAAGCatctaaatttgaaatttgacgAAGGAAAGGTCGGAAGTCGGCTCTTTGGAAAAATTCGTGCCCAGATGGAACATTTGGCCCTAAAGGATAGTCCCTTTGTGGATCTATTCCTCTATTTCTTTGAAGACCTTTGAATGCAATCCAGATAAGCGTGAAGAAGGAGTGGATACCGTAGAAGATGGGATCAAACCAAGCAGTGTTTAAACGAGCCATGTGACCATCGATCCAATTGTGAACGCCATTATGATGAACTTCCACGGAGTAGGCGGCATGTCCGACCTGAGGCTCTGAAATCTCTGCGAGTCTTCTCCTGCTTAACATAGCACGGATGCCTTGTTTTCCAGCTAAAGATTCTCCACCTAGAAATAAAAAGAACCACACAAAGTGATATTTCCTTTTTCTGCAAGGTGTTGCGGTTTTGCCGAAGGAAGAATCCCCCATAACAATTCAGGAAATCTATAAATTCGAGACAAAATACAACCTCTTATAAAAGGTTACCTGATCCAATGTTTCTGATAATTGGAGTTCCAATTGGGGTTCTCCAGTGTGCAAACGGACCAGTTCTGACAATGCCGTCACCGTTACCGTAAAACTCTTCAGAAAACACGATTGAGTCTGTAGGGACGATCATGTCAGAGTCCATTGTCATATCCCAGTAGTGCATTGGGGAATGACATGCAGTCTCCATGCTGTAATGGACAAAATACTTGTCACAATTGTGTTCGActttaaatacaatattttaaggTGAAGCTATAAAAATGACATGAATATAGACAGAAAACATAAGAGGTTTTTAGTCTAAAAAGAAACCGATTATTTTCATATGGAACCTACATCAGCATCATTAACATATGTCTTGGGAAGAATCCTGGTCCGTTGTGCATGCTTCTTGCTGCCCGTCCGGTGTGCATTGAACCAATCAAGTCGTAGGTACTCATGCTGGAGTCTATGGACTGAAAGAAAATAACGTTATATATAGACATGACTAAATCCAATTAGAATAGGTTATTGTTGGTGACAGTCTATATTAGATGAACTGAATGTGGCATTTAATCCGGAGCAGATGTGGTTGCActatttctgatttatttttcctcatagatttttttttaacaaatacaaaGGCTTTTTTGAAAAAACCCTCTAAAATGGTTTTGAATTGCCACCTGTGAAAAGGTagcaatgaaattaaaaatgacaGGTTAATGATTAATTATGGTGAAACATTAATTTACCTAGTAGACACTAATTCAGGCGTTAAAGTTTTTATTAGCTACGCTATAAATATGGTGTTTTCTGAACACTTTATGTCAAAGTGCTCTTGATGACAAAAGATTGATTACATTGcttcaattaaaaacaaattagagATGCacaaaacatgaaaatttgTGTATAAACACAAAATCTGCGACTCATGATTTTTCCTTTTTGGCAATTTTTAGGATTTGGTGAACGTGAAAGAAATCCAAATCTAACAATTTAAACACTGGAGTCAATCAAAGAAATTAAGTAACAAGTGAATAAAAAAGAGATTTTTGATAACAAAACTCAGCAAAAGATGTTGCATTTCTCTGTTTAtaaaccttatttttttttttctaagggTTATTTTTAAACGACCATTCCTCCTGAAGCTTAAGCAATGAAATCATTGAATGATATGCTTTTTTTCTATCCAGgagctctagttattttttaagACACTTACATAGTCATTCTTGAGTCTGTTGAAGCAGTTAACCAACGCTTGGAATTCTTGTCTTGTAAGTGTTCGAATCTCTTTCCTGATTCTCCAGGTTCCGAAAGCTTGACGTTTGTGTCTTGGCTTCTTTTGAAGTTTCTCCATAGCCGTAATCTCTTGATTAAGTTCTCTGGACATTGCATTTAAATAGTTTACGCCTTCTTTAGTTATGTTGTGTGTGTATATGGTTTCATCCATATGTTGTACGATGTACTTTGAGATACAAAATTCTTGGATGACTTTTGCTGGCGTTTCTGATATACTGGCATTCAGCGACTTGTACAAGTAGCATTCATACAACTCTTTAGGAGTCGGAATCTTTGTAATAAGTCCCGATATGGTTGGTAGGGCTACGAGCGCAAAAGCCACAGCAAACATGGCTGTTCTTTCTCGACTCAtctaaatatgaaaacaattgtgTATTTTAAGTTTGTTTCCCACTactcaaaattttcttttgcgTCGTTTACAATGAATTGTCAAAAACCAGGACATGCactattgtaaaacattttttttttcaaaacacaaaATGCTAAATATAAAGATGTGACTAGTGTGTTTGCGAAATAGGTTTCACAATGACGAAGAGGAAATCAGAGGATCAAAGGAAAAGCTCGTGTTTCAGCATGCAGATTTCTCAATGTGATTGGCATTAGATAAAACCACAGTTATATTTATGAACCATTTACAAAGCGATTTCCTTCATGATGTGTTTCTCACTagaaatcttcattaatttaatttttttcagatggcataaaagaaattttaaccAAGGTGTTTATTTGCATGCGCaaagatttcaaattttttcttACTGACGAATTAAACTAAAGTAAAAAAAGATCAGTAATTCATACTCATCATTGTAAAAATCCCattataatatgaaatatagaAGACACTTAAACGTTTTAGAAAGGAACCAAAATACCCGTTTAAAATCCGGAAGGTTAtcttatgttttgttttttttaaatatatattttaaaataattttaaatatattttatgttcttatctgtataatgaaaatatCACCACCCTCTCTAGATCAGTCAGTATCTTCCACATTAATTCCACGAAAATAAGAAGGTAAGGAATAATAACTTACCTTCCCGCTATCCAATTTGCCAGGTGAAAACCACGGTCCCGTTGCCTGTTATCTGTGAATATATAGCAGACAAGCTTAGATAAAGACATTTGATTGGTTTTTAGGCTTCTGTGAAAACGTGAATACGAGGCTGAAGGGAACACAAGGTAGAGTtgtcaaaaattaaaagtttattaatatcatctatACGAATTGGGCGTTGTGTCGTCTTTACCTGTCAATGACTGGCTTCGTTATCCGTGTCAAAATCAACATGCATTTACCGGTCGTCATTTGACtgtcaattttacatttttctgaAGTTTTAGTTGTCTGGAGAAGTTTGTGTCAATCAACAGACTTGTATCTTAACATACAACAATTTGATTGTTTAATCCTGAAATAAATTCGACACTTTTTTCTAATCTGTTTAacaagcattttattttgatgtgaATATTTAAGATTCTTTAGTTCAGTTCTTATTAAGGATAACATTTATTATCTCTcaatataattcatgaaaactTGTAATGAATATTACACGAAATCCACGGACAAAATGCTTGGACTCCAACAAACATTCAAATCTTTTAAGAAGACATGATGTTCGAGACCCAAGACAAACCAGTGGAGTGATATTATTCGTTTGCAGCAACTTGTATTTTTGCCAGATACAAATACGTTAAAAGTCTATACATTTAACTTAGATatctaaataaaatcaaaattgttttattttcgcaTTCAGACTAAATCTACTGATTCGTCTTAAAATTTTTACcaccactttttaaaaatacgaaTACTTGAAGTTGATGAAAATAGTTTGTGGGtcatacaaaaatacaaaactgaTATTTAAGTTTAAGAGGAAGTGTACACTTGACTTTATACTTTAGAACTTAAACACTTCAAACATTTATTAACATTATATTTGGCGAATACAAAAGTTTTATCACAAAAATACTTGTTCTAATATATGGAACCTTCAAACGTTGCAAAATCACCTGATATACTTCATGTAAGTCTTGTTAATATTCATAATTCCTCTTAGGAAGTCTTgaacacattaaaaaaatgtcattatgAGAAATGATGCTTACTAGAATACAATGGTAAGGAAATTTATTTTGTTGGATGTCATGTccatatatacaaataaaatttttctaTGTTAGGATTAATAAAGTATGCTCTTAAATCGAATCTAGCAacattatatatactttttgtGATTCATATCTTTAAGAAAGTTGCACACTTAACGTTGATGTCACACAATGTATCATTTCAA carries:
- the LOC128187726 gene encoding tyrosinase-like protein 1, whose amino-acid sequence is MSRERTAMFAVAFALVALPTISGLITKIPTPKELYECYLYKSLNASISETPAKVIQEFCISKYIVQHMDETIYTHNITKEGVNYLNAMSRELNQEITAMEKLQKKPRHKRQAFGTWRIRKEIRTLTRQEFQALVNCFNRLKNDYSIDSSMSTYDLIGSMHTGRAARSMHNGPGFFPRHMLMMLIMETACHSPMHYWDMTMDSDMIVPTDSIVFSEEFYGNGDGIVRTGPFAHWRTPIGTPIIRNIGSGGESLAGKQGIRAMLSRRRLAEISEPQVGHAAYSVEVHHNGVHNWIDGHMARLNTAWFDPIFYGIHSFFTLIWIAFKGLQRNRGIDPQRDYPLGPNVPSGHEFFQRADFRPFLRQISNLDALADTYDRMVTYMPMPRCPRCDNSPYLVCQRQVCVSRARPRMRQNMFMFGRKKRSANVNPTPSVYGTQKPLSDRDSLADDNVDNKTINILQSSETALSTLDQPYQNTFLIDGKSDLNQWVWLNIKILFERPKGFNFQTNLPGQNNTVDMYDTSNFERIAEKIGIHNQITYKKQCSSSGSGAAKVFVQSDGLNYAGRYKDYAIVDERQPIYSSVSYIAVKKPTTAKTTKVLLTAFDTCGRSCRAACPVPGTNGNSYEPCKGAFEITSEYPLMYSTSYGGAVSAAFSVHLESKGPMYRVNNDPITFVCDHQNKWPWE